A region from the Oncorhynchus clarkii lewisi isolate Uvic-CL-2024 chromosome 8, UVic_Ocla_1.0, whole genome shotgun sequence genome encodes:
- the LOC139415686 gene encoding micronuclear linker histone polyprotein-like yields MQNDWLVLKIIVDNRDQRKRGQESEARKARPGKRGQKSEARKASPGKRGQESESRKARPGKRNQESESRKARPGKRNQESESRKARPGKRGQESESRKARPGKRVQESEARKASPGKRNMDERKAKPGKRGQESEARKASPGKRGQESEARKARPEKRGQESETRKARPEKRVQESESRKARPGKRVQESESSPGKRVQESEARKARPGKRGQKSEARKASPGKRVQKSEARKASPGKRGQESESRKASPGKRGQESESRKARPGKRNQESESRKASPGKRVQSRKASPGKRVQESEARKARPGKRVQESESRKASPGKRGQESESRKEKHG; encoded by the coding sequence ATGCAAAATGATTGGTTAGTCTTAAAAATAATAGTAGACAATCGGGACCAAAGAAAGCGAGGCCAGGAAAGCGAAGCCAGGAAAGCGAGGCCAGGAAAGCGAGGCCAGAAAAGCGAGGCCAGGAAAGCGAGTCCAGGAAAGCGAGGCCAGGAAAGCGAGTCCAGGAAAGCGAGGCCAGGAAAGCGAAACCAGGAAAGCGAGTCCAGGAAAGCGAGGCCAGGAAAGCGAAACCAGGAAAGCGAGTCCAGGAAAGCGAGGCCAGGAAAGCGAGGCCAGGAAAGCGAGTCCAGGAAAGCGAGGCCAGGAAAGCGAGTCCAGGAAAGCGAGGCCAGGAAAGCGAGTCCAGGAAAGAGAAACATGGATGAAAGGAAAGCGAAACCAGGAAAGCGAGGCCAGGAAAGCGAGGCCAGAAAAGCGAGTCCAGGAAAGCGAGGCCAGGAAAGCGAGGCCAGGAAAGCGAGGCCAGAAAAGCGAGGCCAGGAAAGCGAAACCAGGAAAGCGAGGCCAGAAAAGCGAGTCCAGGAAAGCGAGTCCAGGAAAGCGAGGCCAGGAAAGCGTGTCCAGGAAAGCGAGTCCAGTCCAGGAAAGCGAGTCCAGGAAAGCGAGGCCAGGAAAGCGAGGCCAGGAAAGCGAGGCCAGAAAAGCGAGGCCAGGAAAGCGAGTCCAGGAAAGCGAGTCCAGAAAAGCGAGGCCAGGAAAGCGAGTCCAGGAAAGCGAGGCCAGGAAAGCGAGTCCAGGAAAGCGAGTCCAGGAAAGCGAGGCCAGGAAAGCGAGTCCAGAAAAGCGAGGCCAGGAAAGCGAAACCAGGAAAGCGAGTCCAGGAAAGCGAGTCCAGGAAAGCGAGTCCAGTCCAGGAAAGCGAGTCCAGGAAAGCGAGTCCAGGAAAGCGAGGCCAGGAAAGCGAGGCCAGGAAAGCGAGTCCAGGAAAGCGAGTCCAGGAAAGCGAGTCCAGGAAAGCGAGGCCAGGAAAGCGAGTCCAGGAAAGAGAAACATGGATGA